A region of the Chromatiales bacterium 21-64-14 genome:
ACCGCCGTGCCGGGGCGCGCCGCAGTTGGCCGCGCGCGGGGCGCGAGTGCTAGAATCGCGGCCGGATCATGCTCAAGCCCCGGAGTCTTCATGCCCTACGACAAGATTACCGTCCCGGCGGACGGCGTACCCATTGGCGCGGATTCTGGGGGCGGTCTCGTGGTGCCCGATCGGCCGATCATCCCGTACATTGAGGGAGACGGCATCGGGGTGGATGTCACGCCGGCTATGCACCGCGTGGTCGATGCTGCCGTGGAGACGGCCTACGGAAACCGGCGCCGGATCGCGTGGATGGAAATCTACGCAGGCGAGAAGGCGAACGCGGTCTACGGATCTGCGGTCTGGCTTCCAGACGAAACCCTGGATGCCATGCGGGAGTTCCGTGTCGCAATCAAAGGACCCTTGACCACGCCGGTGGGTGGTGGGATCCGGTCCCTGAACGTCACCATGCGCCAGCAGCTCGACCTCTACGTATGCCTGCGTCCGATACGGTATTTCCGCGGCACGCCTAGTCCCCTGCGGGAGCCCGGCAACACTGATATGGTGATTTTCCGGGAGAACTCGGAGGATATCTACGCAGGTATCGAATGGGCGGCGGGCAGCCCCGAAGCGCAGCGCTTGATCGAGTTCCTGCAGCGCGATCTCGGGGTTACGCAGATCCGTTTTCCGGAGACCTCCGGCATCGGTATCAAGCCGGTGTCGCGGGACGGTACCCGCAGGCTGGTACGTAAGGCCTTGCAGTACGCGGTGGATAACCACTGTCCATCGGTGACCCTGGTGCACAAGGGAAACATCATGAAGTTCACCGAAGGTGCCTTCAAGAACTGGGGGTATGAATTGGCCCGCGAGGAATTTGGCGCGCGGGAGCTGGACGGCGGACCATGGTGGCACTTTCCGAATCCGGGGGGCGGCGGGGACATCGTGGTCAAGGATGTGATTGCGGACGCGTTTCTGCAGGAGATCCTCCTGCATCCGGCCGACTACAGCGTGATCGCCACCCTGAATCTGAACGGTGATTACATTTCCGACGCCCTGGCCGCCCAGGTGGGTGGGATCGGCATGGCACCGGGGGCGAATCTCTCGGACCATGTCGGGTTGTTCGAAGCAACCCACGGAACGGCGCCCAAGTACGCGGGGAAGAACCAAGTCAACCCGGGTTCGCTGATTCTGTCGGCGGAGATGATGTTGCGCCACATGGGTTGGCACGAGGCGGCCGACCGTGTGCTGCAGGGCGTCGAACGGGCCATCGAGGCGAAGACGGTGACCTTCGACCTCGCGGAGCAGATGGCGGGCGCGACCCGGGTGAGTTGTTCGGGCTTTGCCGACGCGGTGATCCGCAGCTTGAAGGACGCCTGACGCGACGCTGTCGCCAGGCGGCTTTTGCGGCGGTGGATTTTACCTCTTGGGGGGGCTGCCGATACAGGGCATATAGGCGTGGGCGAGGGTGTTCCGCCGGTGTGGACGCGGTGCCAGAACGGCCTTGGAACGCGCCGGTATGCGATATAATCGGCAGGTATTCAGATGAGCCACTTGTTCCGCTACACCCGCCCGTCGCGTTGCACCGGTATTTGGAATATGGTAGCTCTAGTGCTGAGCGGTAAAGCGCGGTGCGGCGGGCTGGGAACGGCGGTTGGATCCGCGGGGTGGCCGATACCAAACGCGGTGGGCCGCGCCGGCAATCCGGGGCCTGTATCGGGTACAATGGGTAACCATGGAGCACAAACGTGGGTCAAATCAGGACGACGGACTGGCGGTCGAGGAGGCGAAGCCGAAGCTCAAGCGCCCGCCCCTCTACAAGGTCGTTTTGCTGAACGACGACTACACGCCCATGGAGTTCGTCGTGCAGGTGCTTGAGGAGTTCTTCGCAATGAGCCGTACCAAGGCTACCCAGATCATGCTACACGTACATACGCGGGGCAAAGGGGTGTGCGGGGTGTTTACCCGGGAGATCGCCGAGACCAAGGTGGCCCAGGTGAACGAGTTCTCGCGCCGCAATCAACATCCGCTGTTGTGTACCATGGAGGAGGCCTAGGGCCGTCTCCCACGTGAGGTAAGTGCCATGTTGAGCAAGGAACTGGAATTTACCCTGAATCTCGCCTTCAAGGAGGCGCGGGAGAAGCGGCACGAATTCATGACGGTCGAGCACCTGCTGCTCGCGCTGCTCGATAACCCCACCGCGGCGGAGGTCCTGCGGGCATGCGGCGCCGACCTGGAGCGCCTCAAGAAGGATTTGGGTGGATTCCTGGAAGAGACCACCCCTTTGCTGCCGATCCATGATCCACGCGAGACCCAGCCCACGCTTGCCTTCCAGCGGGTGCTGCAGCGCGCCGTGTTCCATGTGCAGTCCGCGGGCAACAAGGAAGTGACCGGCGCCAATGTGCTGGTTGCGATCTTCAGCGAGCAGGAATCGCAGGCGGTCTACTTCCTGAACAAACAGAACATCACCCGTCTCGACGTGGTGAATTATATTGCCCATGGCATTTCCAAGGTCCATGGCGACGATGACAACATGTCCGCGGCCCCGGCCGAGGAAGAGCACGGCGCCGAGAGCCCCAGCAAGCGCCCGCTCGAGACCTTCGCCACGAATCTGAACCAGCTTGCGCGGCAGGGCAAGATCGACCCCTTGATCGGACGGCGTGCGGAAATCGAACGCACGATCCAGATTCTGTGTCGGCGGCGCAAGAATAATCCGCTATTTGTCGGCGAGGCGGGTGTCGGAAAGACCGCTATCGCCGAGGGTCTCGCCAAGATGATAGTGGACGGCGAGGTGCCGGAAATACTCAGTACCAGTACTATTTACGCCCTGGATCTCGGCACGCTGGTGGCTGGGACGAAGTATCGCGGAGATTTCGAGAAGCGCCTGAAGGGTGTCCTGGCGCAACTGCGCAAAGAGCCGGGCGCGATCCTGTTCATCGACGAGATCCATACCGTCATTGGGGCCGGCGCGGCGTCCGGCGGCGTTATGGACGCATCCAATCTGATCAAGCCCATGCTGGCGTCCGGCGACCTGAAGTGTGTCGGTTCCACCACGTATCAGGAGTACCGTGGCATTTTCGAAAAGGACCGGGCCCTGGCGCGCCGATTCCAGAAGATCGATATTTCCGAGCCTACCGTGGAAGAAACAGTGCAGATTCTGCGCGGGCTCAAGAGCCGCTTTGAGGACCATCATGGCGTCAAGTACTCGGTGCGGGCATTGCGCGCCGCGGCTGAACTCGCCGACCGCTACATCAACGACCGGCACCTGCCGGACAAAGCCATCGACGTGATCGATGAGGCGGGCGCCCGTCAGCGTCTGCAGCCACCGTCGCGGCGCAAGAAGACCGTCGGGGTGGGCGATATCGAGGATATCGTGGCCCGGATCGCCCGCATTCCCCCCAAAAGCGTATCGGCCTCCGACAAGGACGTGCTGCGCACGCTGCAACGTGACCTGAAGATGGTGATCTTCGGACAGGACATCGCCATCGAGACGCTGGCGGGCGCCATCAAGATGGCGCGTTCGGGCCTCGGAAATCCTCAAACGCCGATCGGCGCATTTCTGTTCGCGGGGCCCACCGGAGTTGGCAAGACGGAGGTTACCCGGCAGCTTGCCCGGATCATGGGGATCGAACTGATCCGTTTCGATATGTCGGAGTACATGGAACGGCATACGGTTTCGCGCCTGATCGGCGCGCCGCCGGGCTACGTTGGATTCGACCAAGGTGGATTGCTGACCGAGGCCATCATAAAAAATCCCCACGCGGTGTTGTTGCTGGATGAGATCGAGAAGGCGCACCCGGACGTTTTCAATCTGCTGCTGCAGGTGATGGACCACGGGACTCTCACGGACAACAATGGCCGTAAGGCGGATTTCCGCAACGTCATCATCGTGATGACCACCAACGCGGGAGCGGAGCAGATGAGTCGCCCGTCGGTGGGGTTCACGCACCAGGATCATACCGCGGACGGGATGGAGATTATCCGCAGGACCTTCAGTCCCGAGTTCCGCAACCGGCTGGACGCGGTCATCCAGTTCCAGCCCCTCGACGCCGCAACCATCGCCCACGTGGTGGACAAGTTCATCTTTGAACTCGAGGCCCAGCTTCAGGAAAAGGGTGTGGCGCTGGAGGTGGATCAGGAGGCCCGCGCGTGGCTGGCGGAGCGCGGTTACGATCCGAAGATGGGTGCCCGGCCCATGGCTCGGGTGATCCAGGAACACATCAAAAAGCCGTTGGCCGAAGAATTGCTGTTTGGTCGGCTCTCCGAGGGAGGTTACCTGAAGATCCGGGTGGAAGGGGGTGCGCTTGCCTTCGCGATCGAGGAGGAGGAAGCGGTACCGTGAGGAACGCCGATCCCCTGTCTTCGCGTTGACCAACGCCGGTCGGTTTCATCGCGAACGCAGGCAGGGCCCATGTGCCGCCGGGTGATCATGGGTGCCGTTTACGCCGCTGTCGGTCCGGTCTGTAGTGACTTCCATCCACCCTTGCCACTATCCGCGATGCGAACGGCCTGGTCCGGTCACAAGGTCCGGATCTCGAGACAAGCGCGCTATTCGGCTTAACAAGGGGTTGGACGGATTGATGCGCGCCGCGGGGCGGCCAGGGGTTTACTTGGTCCGGTAGACGATCCGGCCCTTGGTGAGGTCGTAGGGAGTAAGCTGCACCGTCACCTTGTCGCCGGTCAGGATCCGGATATAGTGCTTGCGCATCTTGCCGGAGATGTGCGCGGTCACCCGGTGACCGTTTTCCAGTTCGACTCGAAACATGGTGTTCGGCAGGGTTTCGACTACTGTCCCTTCCATTTCGATGTGATCTTCTTTCGCCATGGTGTCCCGCTTCAGGGCGGCCGGCCCGCGTGGATCGGGTTCGGGCCATCCGCTGGTGAGTGAATCCGGCCATTCTATGCGAATTGGGCCCGGGAACCAATACAGTCGGTGGGAAAAGACCTCACGCGCAAGGGATAGGACGCTGCCACGAGCCGCCGCGGTACACCTCAAATGGACGGAATTGATCCTTGTAGCGCATCTTGGCGCACTCTCGTATCCAGTAGCCCAGGTAAAGCCATCGATAGCCCCGGTGGCGCGCCTCCTGGATCTGCCACAGGATGGCATAGGTGCCCAGGCCGCGGGCGGGGCAGTCGGGGTCGTAATAGGTGTAGACCGCTGAGAGGGCGTCGTCCAAATGATCCACCACGGCCACCGCCAATAGTTCGTTGGCGTGGCGGAACTCGTAAAAGCGCGTGTCGCTCCAGGCGCTGGTGAGGAACCCGGTGTAGCGGCGTGGGTCGGGGTCGTCCATGCCGCCCCCGGAGTGGCGGTGGGCCATGTAGCGCCGGTAGAGGCGAAAATGCTCGTCATAATGGCCCGGCTCAACGGCCCGTACCCGCAAGTCCTGATTGTGTGCCACGCAGCGGCGATGGTTACGCCGGGCGTGGAATTCAGCCACCGGGATGCGCACCGGCACACAGGCGTCGCAGCGGGGGCAGGCGGGGCGATACAGATAGGGCCCACTGCGTCGGAAGCCATAGGGCGCCAGTTGACTGTAGAGCGTGTTGGTGACGGTGGCGGTGGGGTCGGCGAACAGCGACAGGGACTGCCGTCCTGGAAGATAGCTGCAAGGGTGCTCCGCACTGGCGTAGAACGATAGCTGGCGCAAGTCAGAGGCTTGAGGTGCGGTTCCGGTCATGACGCTGCCTATGACAGACTTCAGGGCCGATGGCCGGAACCAGCGACGCCGAGTTGGAAAAGGCAACGCTTCCAGCCCCCGCCCCCGGTGCCAGTAAGCCTGCGGCACGTTTAAAAGCCTAACACAAGGCACCCCCGGGCGCTCCCCCGGTCATATGGGTGCGGTCCCGGGTGCGCCTCAGGCTTGTCCCTGCAATCCGATCCCCGGATCCAGGTGCCAGGGCGGGGGTTGGCCGGGGATCGCGCACCAGTGGTGCAGCAACTCGATAAAGCGTCCGCGTTCCAGATCCTCGGCACCCAAGCTGTAGAGATGCTGTGAGGGGACCTGGCCGTCGATCACGGCGTAGTCCCAGGCCCGCAACTGTTGCACCAAAAAATAGAACGCGACCTTAGACGCATCGGGTCGGCGGCTGAACATCGACTCGCCGAAAAATACCCGGCCCAGGGCGACTCCGTACAGTCCCCCCACTAGTTCGCCGTCACACCATGCCTCGGCGGAATGGACGACCCCGCTGCGGTGCAGCGCGCAATAGGCGTCACGCATCTCGCGCGTGATCCAGGTGCCGTCCTGTCCCGGACGGGGCTCCGCGCAGCGCGTGATCACCGCTTCGAAGGCCTGATCCAGGGTCACCCGATAGGTCCCTTTGCGCAATGTCTTGCGTAGGCTGCGCGAGACCCGGAGCCGGTCCGGGAATAGCACCGCGCGTGGATCCGGAGACCACCATAGGAGAGGCTGGCCTTCGCTGTACCACGGAAATACACCATGCCGATAGGCGCGGATCAGGCGCCTGGGCGAGAGGTCACCGCCCACCGCCAGGAGACCCTCGGGTTGGCGCAATGCATAACGCACGTCCGGGAACGGGCTCTCGGTGTCGTTGGGATCCAGCCAAAAGAGGTTCAGTGCCATGCCCGCCGTGAGCGCGCACCGCCCAGCGGCGTCCGCGCGCCGGTCATGGAGCCGCCTTGAAAGGGGTATGAGCCCGCATTTCCGCAATATAGCACGTCATTTCCTGACGCTCGTGTTCGAGGAACCGGGCGATGCTCTGACGGAACCCCGGATGGGCGATCCAGTGCATGGAGGCGGTCGCGGTGGGTTCGAAGCCCCGCCAAATTTTGTGTTCGCCCTGGGCGCCGGGTTGGAAATGCCGCAGGCCGTGGCGAATGCAATACTCGATACCCTGATAGTAGCAGG
Encoded here:
- a CDS encoding arginyltransferase, with protein sequence MTGTAPQASDLRQLSFYASAEHPCSYLPGRQSLSLFADPTATVTNTLYSQLAPYGFRRSGPYLYRPACPRCDACVPVRIPVAEFHARRNHRRCVAHNQDLRVRAVEPGHYDEHFRLYRRYMAHRHSGGGMDDPDPRRYTGFLTSAWSDTRFYEFRHANELLAVAVVDHLDDALSAVYTYYDPDCPARGLGTYAILWQIQEARHRGYRWLYLGYWIRECAKMRYKDQFRPFEVYRGGSWQRPIPCA
- a CDS encoding ATP-dependent Clp protease adapter ClpS, translated to MEHKRGSNQDDGLAVEEAKPKLKRPPLYKVVLLNDDYTPMEFVVQVLEEFFAMSRTKATQIMLHVHTRGKGVCGVFTREIAETKVAQVNEFSRRNQHPLLCTMEEA
- a CDS encoding ATP-dependent Clp protease ATP-binding subunit ClpA translates to MLSKELEFTLNLAFKEAREKRHEFMTVEHLLLALLDNPTAAEVLRACGADLERLKKDLGGFLEETTPLLPIHDPRETQPTLAFQRVLQRAVFHVQSAGNKEVTGANVLVAIFSEQESQAVYFLNKQNITRLDVVNYIAHGISKVHGDDDNMSAAPAEEEHGAESPSKRPLETFATNLNQLARQGKIDPLIGRRAEIERTIQILCRRRKNNPLFVGEAGVGKTAIAEGLAKMIVDGEVPEILSTSTIYALDLGTLVAGTKYRGDFEKRLKGVLAQLRKEPGAILFIDEIHTVIGAGAASGGVMDASNLIKPMLASGDLKCVGSTTYQEYRGIFEKDRALARRFQKIDISEPTVEETVQILRGLKSRFEDHHGVKYSVRALRAAAELADRYINDRHLPDKAIDVIDEAGARQRLQPPSRRKKTVGVGDIEDIVARIARIPPKSVSASDKDVLRTLQRDLKMVIFGQDIAIETLAGAIKMARSGLGNPQTPIGAFLFAGPTGVGKTEVTRQLARIMGIELIRFDMSEYMERHTVSRLIGAPPGYVGFDQGGLLTEAIIKNPHAVLLLDEIEKAHPDVFNLLLQVMDHGTLTDNNGRKADFRNVIIVMTTNAGAEQMSRPSVGFTHQDHTADGMEIIRRTFSPEFRNRLDAVIQFQPLDAATIAHVVDKFIFELEAQLQEKGVALEVDQEARAWLAERGYDPKMGARPMARVIQEHIKKPLAEELLFGRLSEGGYLKIRVEGGALAFAIEEEEAVP
- a CDS encoding translation initiation factor IF-1, yielding MAKEDHIEMEGTVVETLPNTMFRVELENGHRVTAHISGKMRKHYIRILTGDKVTVQLTPYDLTKGRIVYRTK
- a CDS encoding leucyl/phenylalanyl-tRNA--protein transferase — encoded protein: MALNLFWLDPNDTESPFPDVRYALRQPEGLLAVGGDLSPRRLIRAYRHGVFPWYSEGQPLLWWSPDPRAVLFPDRLRVSRSLRKTLRKGTYRVTLDQAFEAVITRCAEPRPGQDGTWITREMRDAYCALHRSGVVHSAEAWCDGELVGGLYGVALGRVFFGESMFSRRPDASKVAFYFLVQQLRAWDYAVIDGQVPSQHLYSLGAEDLERGRFIELLHHWCAIPGQPPPWHLDPGIGLQGQA
- a CDS encoding NADP-dependent isocitrate dehydrogenase, translating into MPYDKITVPADGVPIGADSGGGLVVPDRPIIPYIEGDGIGVDVTPAMHRVVDAAVETAYGNRRRIAWMEIYAGEKANAVYGSAVWLPDETLDAMREFRVAIKGPLTTPVGGGIRSLNVTMRQQLDLYVCLRPIRYFRGTPSPLREPGNTDMVIFRENSEDIYAGIEWAAGSPEAQRLIEFLQRDLGVTQIRFPETSGIGIKPVSRDGTRRLVRKALQYAVDNHCPSVTLVHKGNIMKFTEGAFKNWGYELAREEFGARELDGGPWWHFPNPGGGGDIVVKDVIADAFLQEILLHPADYSVIATLNLNGDYISDALAAQVGGIGMAPGANLSDHVGLFEATHGTAPKYAGKNQVNPGSLILSAEMMLRHMGWHEAADRVLQGVERAIEAKTVTFDLAEQMAGATRVSCSGFADAVIRSLKDA